Proteins co-encoded in one Oreochromis aureus strain Israel breed Guangdong linkage group 3, ZZ_aureus, whole genome shotgun sequence genomic window:
- the LOC120438547 gene encoding protein transport protein SEC31-like isoform X2 — translation MAESGVKIEYSDSPTRPGTSSSPERPLWRPTAANQPEVPPDVKVGKFWLQRLASIHPASAQGGQPEPQRAPLWTLVPEPRAPTSPMTPPQSPVYSGSSTPPTPRALTPIPESQRSPRPGPSHSQSPYRPPIVDLLSLSPVSTASMTYEHSGRDEGSTRSNTPVQGRAAESTVTAWGDVADSTVQEHLMQLPKPEFQREIRKLPTSWAQEIKRKRNNYNARCQYAQRKQMYATALQTTEQYAHHLIRQNDAWERAWERSTHELGEVRVENARYTERNADLMREVAELRKQVKGQEDHSNFITRKLSEALHTIGAQGKEIQRLTAENVRLQVVNDQLMANKGVGGESAPARQSVGGE, via the coding sequence ATGGCAGAATCAGGAGTGAAGATAGAGTATTCAGACAGCCCTACTAGGCCTGGGACCAGTTCATCACCGGAGAGACCCTTGTGGCGCCCAACCGCAGCCAACCAGCCAGAGGTCCCGCCCGACGTCAAAGTGGGGAAGTTTTGGCTTCAGCGGTTGGCATCCATTCATCCTGCATCCGCCCAGGGGGGGCAGCCAGAGCCACAGAGGGCACCTCTCTGGACCCTAGTTCCAGAGCCTCGCGCGCCTACATCACCGATGACACCGCCACAGTCTCCTGTCTATTCTGGATCCTCAACACCACCTACTCCCAGGGCCTTAACGCCAATTCCAGAGTCTCAGAGGTCACCCAGACCGGGGCCAAGCCACTCTCAAAGCCCATACAGACCTCCGATCGTCGACCTTCTGTCATTAAGCCCCGTGTCCACTGCCAGCATGACCTATGAGCATTCCGGACGTGATGAAGGGTCTACACGTTCTAACACCCCTGTCCAGGGAAGGGCAGCTGAGTCTACAGTgacagcgtggggagatgttgCTGATTCCACTGTGCAAGAACACCTTATGCAACTCCCCAAGCCTGAATTCCAAAGAGAAATTCGAAAGCTGCCTACAAGCTGGGCCCAGGAGatcaaaaggaaaagaaataattaCAATGCCCGCTGTCAGTATGCTCAACGCAAGCAGATGTATGCAACCGCCCTGCAGACCACAGAGCAATATGCCCATCATCTCATTCGCCAAAACGATGCGTGGGAGCGGGCTTGGGAGAGGAGCACCCACGAGTTGGGTGAGGTGAGAGTTGAGAATGCCCGCTACACTGAGAGGAATGCTGATCTGATGCGAGAGGTGGCTGAACTACGAAAGCAAGTGAAAGGTCAGGAAGATCATTCCAACTTCATCACTCGCAAGTTGTCTGAAGCCCTTCACACCATTGGAGCCCAGGGTAAAGAGATCCAGAGACTCACTGCTGAAAATGTCAGGCTTCAGGTGGTCAATGACCAACTCATGGCTAATAAGGGAGTTGGTGGAGAAAGTGCTCCTGCACGCCAATCAGTGGGTGGGGAGTAA
- the LOC120438547 gene encoding uncharacterized protein K02A2.6-like isoform X1, with translation MAPLLLQESQEAPLVTLQSLIEAQSEVDPQEKRLWERRGAIRSTSPPHEGLWRSVQGQFVMPSSILPIAIRKAHGVDHCNRQEVIKRLKEAWWSPLLIAEVNRILNECEICAKNNVRKSFSAPLAHIPPPDGPFRHLVIDFIDMGMENRREGMRYVLVVVCRFSRWVEATPTRAPDHKSVAKFLSREVFPRFGLPDTISSDNGPHFVSQVIQVMLKLLGIKQKFGCVYHPQSQGSVERQNGIIKAKITKIIADVVKGSGEKLSWLQALPLALMCMRSQTNRTMCLSPHELLTGRPMPLPYYRGPYEGPSLEQLENEMGSYLRQLTRIHKVIFQQVKGATADRDAEIPDHLLTIWPGDQVYLKVIKRR, from the exons ATGGCACCATTGTTGTTACAGGAGTCACAGGAAGCACCCTTGGTGACACTGCAGTCACTTATTGAGGCTCAGAGCGAGGTAGATCCTCAAGAAAAAAGGTTATGGGAAAGGAGAGGTGCAATAAGAAGTACCAGCCCTCCACATGAAGGGCTGTGGAGAAGCGTGCAGGGTCAGTTTGTCATGCCATCCTCCATATTGCCTATAGCTATACGGAAAGCGCATGGAGTCGATCATTGTAATAGACAGGAAGTTATTAAGAGGCTAAAGGAGGCGTGGTGGTCTCCCCTTTTGATAGCAGAAGTAAACAGAATTTTGAACGAGTGTGAAATATGTGCAAAAAATAATGTGAGAAAAAGCTTTTCAGCACCTCTGGCACATATCCCACCCCCGGATGGGCCGTTTCGACATCTAGTGATTGATTTTATTGACATGGGGATGGAGAATAGGCGAGAAGGGATGAGATATGTTCTTGTTGTAGTGTGCAGGTTCAGTAGGTGGGTGGAAGCAACACCCACCCGTGCACCAGACCATAAGTCTGTTGCCAAGTTCTTGAGTAGAGAGGTTTTTCCTAGATTTGGGTTACCGGACACCATTTCTTCTGATAACGGGCCACACTTTGTTTCTCAAGTCATACAAGTGATGTTGAAACTGTTGGGCATAAAACAGAAGTTTGGCTGTGTGTATCATCCTCAGTCACAGGGAAGTGTAGAACGGCAGAATGGCATTATTAAGGCGAAAATCACCAAAATTATAGCAGATGTGGTGAAAGGAAGTGGAGAAAAGCTAAGTTGGTTGCAAGCTTTGCCTTTGGCTCTCATGTGTATGAGATCTCAAACTAACAGAACTATGTGTTTAAGTCCTCACGAGTTGCTCACAGGAAGGCCGATGCCCCTTCCGTACTATCGAGGGCCTTATGAAGGCCCTTCATTAGAGCAATTAGAAAATGAAATGGGAAGTTATTTGCGACAACTAACTAGAATACATAAAGTTATCTTTCAACAGGTGAAAGGAGCCACAGCGGACCGAGACGCAGAGATTCCTGACCATCTGCTGACCATATGGCCAGGCGACCAGGTGTACTTGAAAGTGATTAAGAGAAG ATAA